The following proteins are co-located in the Echinicola sp. 20G genome:
- a CDS encoding efflux RND transporter periplasmic adaptor subunit encodes MIFKETNYRQFPLLLIFLSGLSFFSCKEEEQVEEGLPLPVMTLKEEAAARSYQYLGSIEGVENVEIRPQVDGILEKIYVDEGDFVKKGQPLFKINSQPYMEDLKNAQATVELEKAKLRKAKTEIERLQPLIDNEVISDVRMQTTIADYEVAQSALDQAQAVAANMRINLEFTTIKAPVNGFMGRIPRSIGNVVKKTDSEPLTTLSNVHDVYVYFSMSESDYLYYERMKRDSNSKKLNPHVKLILADGSIYDKVGTIDANSGQINRSTGSIALRAKFSNPDTLLRSGNTGKIMMEQIYPNAILIPQGATTSIHDKKFVYTLNEDNTVDRKEIKIEGRSGKQYIVSDGSLSPKDRIVTSGLDKLTNGIKVKPLEQGQLLSSED; translated from the coding sequence ATGATATTTAAAGAAACTAACTACAGGCAATTTCCATTGCTTTTGATTTTCCTTTCAGGACTTTCCTTTTTTAGCTGTAAAGAGGAAGAACAAGTTGAGGAAGGCTTACCCCTTCCGGTCATGACATTAAAAGAAGAAGCAGCTGCCAGATCCTATCAATATCTTGGCTCTATTGAAGGTGTCGAAAACGTTGAGATCAGACCTCAGGTAGATGGGATTTTGGAAAAAATTTATGTGGATGAAGGAGACTTTGTCAAAAAAGGCCAGCCATTATTTAAAATCAACAGCCAGCCTTACATGGAAGACCTTAAAAATGCACAAGCTACAGTTGAATTGGAAAAGGCCAAATTGCGGAAAGCCAAAACCGAAATTGAAAGACTTCAGCCTCTTATAGACAATGAGGTTATTTCCGATGTAAGAATGCAAACTACCATTGCAGATTATGAAGTGGCCCAATCAGCCTTGGACCAAGCACAGGCAGTAGCCGCCAATATGCGAATCAACCTGGAGTTCACCACCATTAAAGCCCCAGTTAATGGTTTTATGGGAAGGATTCCTCGCTCCATTGGCAACGTGGTTAAAAAGACAGACTCCGAACCACTGACTACCCTCTCCAATGTTCATGATGTTTATGTGTATTTTTCCATGAGTGAGTCTGATTACCTTTATTACGAAAGGATGAAAAGAGACTCCAACTCAAAAAAACTTAATCCACATGTTAAGTTGATATTGGCCGATGGAAGTATTTATGATAAGGTAGGAACCATTGACGCGAACTCAGGTCAAATCAACCGTTCTACCGGGTCTATTGCTTTACGAGCAAAATTCTCCAACCCTGATACCCTTTTAAGGTCAGGAAACACTGGTAAAATTATGATGGAACAGATTTACCCCAATGCCATCTTGATCCCGCAGGGTGCCACGACCTCGATCCACGACAAGAAGTTCGTCTATACATTAAATGAGGACAATACCGTGGACCGTAAAGAAATCAAAATTGAAGGCAGGTCTGGCAAACAATATATCGTCAGCGATGGAAGCTTGTCTCCAAAAGACCGAATTGTTACGTCAGGCTTGGATAAACTAACCAATGGCATAAAAGTTAAACCTCTAGAGCAAGGCCAATTACTCTCTTCTGAGGATTAA
- a CDS encoding efflux RND transporter permease subunit codes for MIKKIINRPVLALVISILLILAGAGSISLLPVERFPEIAPPSVSVQVYYPGANAETVAKSVLLPLEEAINGAENMNYINSTATNSGRGRSTVYFEPGTDPNVAAVEIQNRISMVMESIPAEVREAGIVVLKRLKGSLMTIQIYSDGVYDETFLNAYTRMNIRRELKRVGGIAEASILRSRDYAMRIWLNPEKLALYGLTPREVYNQVRDQSFEAAPGKFGENSDEVFEIVMKHSGRFSEPDEYENLVIKTEDDGTQLRLKDVARLEFGASNYASDNKLDGMSAVTIDIVQQQGANAVEIDKAVRKVLEDQAKAFPEGMNYRISYSVRDQIDESMHHVKKTLIEAFILVFLVVFIFLQNFRATIITAISIPVSLIGTFFFLNMIGATMNVLSMFSIVLAIGIVVDDAIVVIEAIYEKMEDEGMKVKQAVVSAMSEITSAIISITIVIAAVFLPVGFLDGPVGVFYQEFAYTIIFAVLISAVNALTLVPVLSALILKETDPEKRKKRIPLIERIRNSRAASKAIDIRDKGLRKFDSAFDKFTEKYLQVVKWVILHKWWTTGALVVVSALTFFMATVTPKGFIPTEDDNFLIFSLTMPEGSSLHRTNQVLKQADSLLQQETSVASVNTVSGYNIVDDSESSSTGLGYIKLHEIGERGEFKEINEVVKRLSDKLSVLSEARVNIYPRPTVQGFGNFDGVQIVLQDYSDGDYGEFGQLINEFIAELTKQKQIEKAFTSYNPNFPQYKINIDYEKAKAMGVSVKDMMFTIQSNFGRTRVGDFNRFTRQYMVYMQSDIQYRETPEAINSIMVKNDQGEMVPINTFVKLEETYGPETVFRYNLYSAARINITPAKGYSTGDVMDVIEELTKSKLPANLGFEWTGMSLEEKKSGSNTTLVFIISIILIYFILAAQYESFWLPMAVILSLPAGILGVFVFINLAGIDNNIYVQVGLVMLIGLLAKNAILIVEFVAQKRREGLELGDAVVEACALRIRPILMTSFAFTAGLVPLMFSVGSSAQGTKSVSIGTAGGMIFGISLGVIFIPVLAYIFQRIQDKYSIETIEQEEL; via the coding sequence ATGATTAAGAAAATTATTAACAGGCCAGTATTGGCTTTGGTAATTTCGATTCTGCTGATACTCGCAGGAGCGGGGAGTATTTCCTTACTTCCTGTGGAACGGTTTCCAGAAATTGCTCCACCGAGTGTCAGCGTTCAAGTTTACTATCCTGGTGCCAATGCCGAAACAGTCGCCAAATCAGTTCTGCTCCCCTTAGAAGAAGCCATAAACGGGGCCGAGAACATGAACTACATCAACTCAACCGCCACCAACTCAGGGCGAGGACGTTCCACCGTTTATTTTGAGCCCGGAACTGACCCCAATGTCGCTGCTGTGGAGATCCAAAATAGGATTTCCATGGTAATGGAATCCATCCCTGCAGAAGTCAGAGAAGCTGGGATTGTGGTTTTAAAGCGACTTAAAGGTTCACTAATGACCATCCAGATTTACAGCGATGGCGTTTATGATGAAACCTTCCTCAACGCCTACACCCGGATGAATATCAGGCGTGAATTAAAAAGAGTTGGCGGTATCGCGGAAGCCTCCATCCTTAGGTCCAGGGATTACGCCATGAGGATCTGGCTTAACCCTGAAAAACTGGCACTTTATGGTCTTACACCTAGGGAAGTTTATAACCAGGTAAGGGATCAAAGTTTTGAGGCTGCTCCTGGTAAATTCGGGGAAAACTCCGATGAGGTTTTCGAAATCGTGATGAAGCACAGTGGAAGATTCAGTGAGCCCGATGAATATGAGAACTTGGTCATCAAAACAGAAGATGATGGTACACAACTCCGCTTAAAAGACGTGGCTAGGTTAGAATTTGGTGCTTCCAATTATGCTAGTGATAACAAACTAGACGGTATGTCTGCCGTAACCATTGATATTGTCCAGCAGCAGGGTGCCAATGCGGTAGAAATTGACAAAGCAGTAAGAAAGGTACTTGAAGATCAGGCTAAAGCCTTTCCGGAAGGAATGAATTATAGAATTTCTTACAGTGTACGGGATCAGATAGACGAATCGATGCACCATGTCAAGAAAACATTAATCGAGGCGTTTATATTGGTATTTTTGGTGGTATTTATATTCCTGCAAAATTTTAGGGCTACGATCATTACGGCCATTTCAATTCCCGTTTCCTTGATAGGTACTTTTTTCTTCCTCAACATGATTGGAGCTACGATGAACGTACTAAGTATGTTCTCCATTGTGCTTGCCATTGGTATTGTGGTCGATGATGCCATTGTGGTCATTGAAGCCATTTATGAAAAAATGGAAGACGAAGGTATGAAGGTTAAGCAAGCCGTGGTATCTGCCATGTCTGAAATCACCAGCGCCATTATCTCAATCACCATTGTGATCGCTGCGGTATTCTTACCCGTAGGATTCTTGGATGGTCCCGTAGGCGTATTTTATCAGGAGTTTGCTTACACCATCATCTTCGCTGTTTTGATTTCTGCTGTGAACGCCTTGACATTGGTACCTGTACTCAGTGCACTAATTCTAAAAGAAACGGATCCTGAAAAAAGGAAAAAAAGAATACCGCTAATTGAGAGGATCCGCAACTCTAGAGCTGCTTCAAAAGCAATTGATATTAGAGATAAAGGACTCCGTAAGTTCGATAGTGCTTTTGATAAATTTACCGAAAAATACCTTCAAGTAGTCAAATGGGTAATCCTCCATAAATGGTGGACAACTGGAGCATTGGTGGTGGTTTCAGCACTTACCTTCTTTATGGCCACAGTCACTCCAAAAGGTTTTATCCCAACAGAAGATGATAATTTCCTTATTTTCTCCTTGACCATGCCTGAAGGTTCATCACTTCACCGAACCAACCAAGTATTGAAACAAGCTGATTCGCTATTGCAACAGGAAACTTCTGTGGCCAGTGTGAACACCGTTTCTGGATATAATATCGTCGATGATTCAGAGAGTTCTTCAACAGGCTTAGGTTATATCAAACTTCATGAGATTGGAGAAAGAGGTGAGTTTAAGGAAATAAATGAAGTAGTGAAACGCTTATCAGATAAACTAAGCGTTCTTAGTGAGGCTCGGGTCAATATTTACCCCAGACCAACCGTACAAGGCTTTGGTAACTTTGATGGGGTACAAATTGTACTTCAAGATTACTCAGATGGAGACTATGGAGAATTTGGTCAATTGATCAATGAGTTTATCGCTGAGCTAACCAAGCAAAAACAGATTGAAAAAGCTTTTACCTCCTATAACCCGAACTTCCCTCAATATAAAATCAACATTGATTATGAGAAGGCCAAAGCCATGGGGGTAAGTGTGAAAGACATGATGTTCACGATCCAGTCTAACTTTGGTAGAACCCGTGTAGGAGATTTCAACCGTTTCACTCGTCAATACATGGTTTACATGCAATCCGACATCCAGTATAGGGAAACACCAGAAGCGATCAACTCCATAATGGTAAAAAATGACCAAGGAGAAATGGTTCCCATCAACACTTTTGTAAAATTAGAGGAAACCTATGGGCCTGAAACAGTCTTCCGATACAACCTGTACAGTGCAGCCAGAATTAATATTACCCCTGCCAAAGGTTACAGTACAGGAGATGTCATGGATGTCATTGAGGAATTGACGAAAAGTAAACTTCCTGCAAACTTAGGCTTTGAATGGACAGGTATGAGCTTGGAAGAGAAAAAGTCAGGTTCCAACACCACATTGGTATTTATCATAAGTATCATCCTGATCTACTTTATTTTGGCAGCCCAATACGAAAGCTTCTGGTTGCCAATGGCTGTAATCCTTTCCTTGCCGGCAGGTATTTTAGGGGTCTTTGTATTCATCAACTTAGCAGGCATAGACAATAACATTTATGTTCAGGTAGGACTGGTGATGCTGATAGGCTTGCTTGCCAAAAACGCCATTTTGATTGTTGAGTTTGTTGCGCAAAAAAGACGAGAAGGTCTCGAACTGGGGGATGCTGTCGTCGAAGCATGTGCCTTAAGAATTCGCCCCATCTTGATGACTTCATTTGCTTTCACCGCAGGTTTAGTTCCATTGATGTTTTCAGTGGGTTCATCCGCCCAAGGCACCAAATCAGTGAGTATCGGTACTGCTGGCGGTATGATTTTCGGGATATCCTTAGGTGTCATTTTTATCCCTGTATTGGCCTATATCTTCCAAAGAATACAGGACAAGTACAGTATTGAAACCATTGAACAAGAAGAACTATGA